In Silurus meridionalis isolate SWU-2019-XX chromosome 23, ASM1480568v1, whole genome shotgun sequence, the genomic window TTTAAAAAGGGAATGGCCTGTATTACATATCAAACAATGCACCATTATGTAATGGTATTCATTGGCACTCATCCTGGCAACACCCGAAAGGTATAACTCATTATTCACAAAGCTTCAGCTGTACAACTTGTTTAACCTATTCATCACTAAATATGAAAATTAGGTATGCCTGGTTAATCTTTTTGGGTTCTGTAGCACCTCAGCATTCCAGTGTTAAATCAAAGTTATGTTATTTAGCCTACATTGACAGTATATTGATTTACTCCATGACTACAACCAAAATGACAAGTAGTGTGATGTCTTCTTGCCAAACAGTTCCTGGCTCAATTAGGAGAAAGTAACTATGAATCATACAAAAGTGGTGGCCCATTCAGGCTACAAGATACATTCTCAAAACACCTCCCACAAACAAACCCATCCCTTTACTCATGTTGTGCATCCTATGCATACACTAGGTCATTACAGACTCACGCTTGTCTGGGATCATAGTATTTGgtatttttgtttccttttttgcaCTGTGGTGTTGTTTGGCagtttttaatatgttttttagAGCATTTATATTGGCTGACGGTTACTGGGGAGATTTTATAATGTTGATCTGACTATGTTACACTTTTTCCTATATTAGAATACATTGATAAGTCTAGGAAAGATGATCCACTTTTATTAGCTGACTATTGTAATATTTTAGCACTGCTTATAGTTAGCTATCAGCTAGTCTTGCTAGAGTCCTCGCTTGCAATCAAATCACACTGTacattgtttataaataatacatgaaaataaagaagtcTATATGTGGCCAGGAATTGTTGTCAGAGGGTGTGATAAGGATACGTGAGCAAAGGTAAGAGTGTAAGGACCGACATgccaatgtgtgtttgtgtatggaaatgtgggaataaaaaaaaatcaataaaatgttgtgtttatAAACAAAGCCTTCATTTTGTTTGCTAAGCTTTTGTATGCATTTCATTTACTCCAAGCTCCCTATGCTAGTGACAACACCTAGgtagaaataaagaaagctgCCATAGAGTTCTTTCTGCTGAACAAATGTATCAAAACCCTTCGCCACTATTCAGCAGACCCAGGAGCAACAGCATGTTCCAAGATTGGGCCAAGGTCCATAAGGTGTTTCAGGGCATGCTGGAGAAGAAAAACAGATGCAGCCCTGGTAGCTGTTTGATGGTGCTGAGATATTCAATCTCTGGGTAAGGTGGTCCAGCTGGCTGAGGAATATTTGGTGGTTATCTGGGAGGAGCTAAGCCCTTCTAGCCTCTCTGTTTATCCACCTCCCGACACACACCCTTTACATCTGTGTTCTCTCACTTGCAAGTAGATAATTTTAGCCTCACAGGTGCAGGAGTGAAGCCTGAACAGACTTTCTGGTACTGTGAGGAGCAAGGGAATTTACAAGACCAATACCTTGGACAGAAATGGGGGTTACTGAAATATAGATATTGAATTTTGCTTTAACTAGTGGAAAGTTTTTCTTGTTCTGTCAAAGAGGCAGGGGCAGAGTAATGCTTGATTTTTTtcgacatttttttatttagatgtaTGTTTGTGCATATCATGATTGCTtgagaaaagcaaagaaatacTGCAGACAAAACCTAACATGAAGGACTGATATGACTATTATATGACATGTATAGGATTTCAATTGccagatttttttactttagaccAGGTTTGTTAGACAATATAAGAATTAATAGAAACTTCTTAACCCAAACATAAAATCCATATCTGCtagatacattttataaaagacACACCATACCGACATGACTGCCCCTGAGTCAAAGTCTGTTTATATTGTGGTTCCAGTAGTTGCCATTTCTGCAGTGAATACTCCATGCTTTGAATGctgcaaagaaacaaataaagatttagacagatttaaTAAACATGTAGGCAGAAGTACAGGATCAGAATCAGTAAACAGGCTGATGGTCAGGCAATCAACAAACAGAATAATGTGGGGCAggttaaaatacaaaacaatgcatacactgtataaaattaGCAAACAGAATACTAATGCTTGataaatgacagaaaaaaacaactacTGCACATTGAGCTGAATAAATCAAAGTTATTTTTAAACTTTGAAAAGGCCACAAGTTGAGAATGTAATTGtgaatataaaagtgtgtgcTGGGAGCTGGAGTCTATCAAAGGACACATTGGAATGGGATCAGTTGAGTGGCTGAGTGACGCAGTAAGTTTTGGCATACTCTGCCCATGGCAAAAACTGGGCCCAATCTGATTCATCACTGGTGTACCTATTAGTGCTATTTTAGTTTCTTGTTTAATAAACATAGGTTAGATGGTATAAATGAATGAGTTTCTAACTCCATATATTAGATATTTGGAGTTACAaattaatacacacatacacaatacaggGCACTCGAGGAATTCTCCTGGTAGCTTGTGTGCCTGGTTGGTGCTACCAAGAGCTCTTTGGAAAACATTGTCCAACTCTGTTTGAATCCCTACTGGTGTTGAGTGCACTAAATTCTTTTAATCAGATTCAGGGATAACTGAGGGTTTGATGGGTTTATCAACTCTGTGTATATGCAGGTGGTCAATGGATGTTTACCGATAGCAGTCACTAATTTTAGGCCAGATGTAGCTATCATGTTTTCAAACACCATCCAAGCAGTGTGCCTTACTGTACTGGAACAGAAGGGGCTGTGTGGATTTGTTTGCTTGGAGTGAAGAAGAGCAGGGTAAAGTTTGAGGTTTAAGAAGTAGCATTTTCAGTTTATGGGATTGATATGGGATGAACAAATGTCATCACTCATGACATCCTGTTGCTAGATAATATTTCTTTGCATACAGCAGCATtgctgtatatataatttttaaactgtTGTAGTGAGAGTCCACACTGATCAACTGCTGGTGTTGCAGGCAATACAGAACAGTAATATTTAGAGGTTTTCCTAAATGTTGTGGTTAAAAATAAGACTCTCTGTGGGCCACTTTCTGCTGAAAATGTAAATCAAGAAGGTTTTGCACTCCCCTTGGCTAAATCTGAAAAGGCACTGGACAGGGGTTTGTTGATTTTCCACTGAGGATTTAGCCATATATAGCCAGGGGAATCAAATGGATCAAGTTGCTGTTTGGGTTGTACAATGCCCCCTAATTTAGGCATAAACATGTCATGAGATTTACACAAACAGTTGCATGTTAAtgtgaaaacatatttaatcTTTATggtaaattatttgtatttgcaaaTAGTTAGGCTTTGACcattacaacaaaattaaacCTATTTCAGTAACCAgataccagtagaagcgtgatgtttaggagagatggcggtggagtttttaacaagattgtttaacacaattctggaaggtgagatgatgcctgaggaatgtGCTGGTACAGGATTTTAAGAAGGAAGATGTGAAGACTGGCAGTAACTACAAGGCTATAAAGTTGATCAgcagtagtggaagccaggctgagagaagagttgACCATCTCTaaacaacagtatggtttcatgccgaagaagatcaccacagacgcattatttgctttgagaatgtttatagagaagtatagagaaggtcagaaggagttgcattttgtgtttgtggctctagagaaagcgtacaacagggtggagagaggagttgtggtactgtatgaggaagtcagttgtgtgtcagagaagtatgtgagggtggtgcaggacttgtatgaggacagtgtgacagcagtgaagtgtgcagtaggaacgacagactggttcaaggtggaggttggattgcatcaaagatccgctctgagccctttcctgtttgcagtggtgatggacaggttgatggacgagttcagacaggagtcttcatgtATGATATTGTGATCtgtagtgagagtagggagcaggttaagacgagcttggagaggtggaggtacgtgctggagaagAGGGGAAGTTTAGAGGCATtcaggacgttttggagacaatgtgagggaggtgcaactgagatggtttggaaatgtgcagaggagggacatggggtatatcgctAAAAGAATGCTTAGTATGGAGTAACCAGGAAGAAGGAATAGAGGATGACCCagcaggaggtttatggatgtgctgaGGGAAGACTTGGTTGGTTGGTTTAAAAGTGGCAGATTTAGAAGACAGAATggtatggagatgaatgatctgctgtggcaacccctaacaggagcagccagGCCAAAGCCCTGAGGACTCATCGACTGCAAAAGTACTTTTTTCTATATGTTATGTGTGAATCAGTTTGGATTTGTTTTATACAGGATAGTCCTTAAATGGTTCCTTTCGATGAAATGGTGTGAGATTAtacttaaaataatacaaataatttctCTTTTATGTCCTTTAGGGTGAATACATGCCTCACACAGATAGAGGACAGTCTCTAGTACAGTTTtaataattagttttattaaaattctatattttttagaattatttatattaatggaCTTCAGCTCTTTTTGTTTAAGTCTTAAACTTTAACCTAAAGACATTTGGACTGTTGAAGTGACCCGAAATAAGTTAGTGTGAGCTGCTGGCTAAAACCACAatgctatttttattaaactgaaGCAACTGCATATGATAGAGAGTAAAGCTGCAGCCGCTAACACGTTttcaaatgtgttaaaaatgttttaacactAAGCCTAAACTCTCTAATGAGTCCATTCAATTTACTGCTTGCTTGTTGCAGggtttttaataaaagttttttacaAAGGaacatataattttatattaatgtttaacaagaaaaatacatttgtaatattggtattttctaaatattgttAAATCACATTAATGTTCTACAGTAAGCAGCTTATCAAATGCTAAAATAAAAGATCACATTCCTGACCTGGGCTATAGTGTTCTTGTTatctgttctgttcttttttataCACCAGCAGATTCTGCTAAATAAGTTGTTTTAGTCAGTCCCACAAAAACTTATGAGGAAAAGTGtttttgaaaatgtgtgtgGTATGGCAAGAGGTACATTTTCCTGTTTGTTCCTAAACCAAGCATGGAATCAAGGTCTCTGGGTTACGTATGTACCCCTGGTTCCCTGATGGAAATGTCTTGGAGAGATACTCCAGAGGACAAAGCCTTAGAGTGCACTACTCTGATGGAGTGTGCTCTGATCTCAAAAggagcagggagaccagagggCTTATAAGAGGAGtggatagcatccacaatccatctactgaggggctgcttattggcaggaaaCCTATTTTTATATGGACAATAGCAGGACATGCCTGAAGAAAAGTCCAGAAGAGAGTTGGGCCATGTAAAGGGCCTGAAGCTCCCCAAACCTCTTCAAAGAGGAAatggtcagggttagggttagggttaggtccCATAAAGGCACTCTGGGTTGCACCTGAGGCCTCAGCTCGttcatgcattcatgacctccagactggactactgagtggttgtcctgcatcattaataaacacgCTACAGTTTTTTCAAAAtctgcagcagtcagagttctcaaaaggttgagaaaatattacaatataatgcCAATCTTATAATCCCTACACTCcctacctgttaagttttgaatcaacaccactacaaactactaatacttacttacaaaacactaaatggtttgactcccatgtatctatccagtcttctaacacgctacaatccgtcatgctccttgagatctcaaaactctggactccTTGTAGTTTCTAGAAAAACAAAGTCCACTAAATGTGGTAGAGCACTCTCACATTTAGCatctaaactttggaatagatTTCCTaacagtgtttggggctcagacacactttcCCAGtttaaccttgtgctccagtacatctgatcacatgcataTTATCAACTTAAtatcataaacagcagctatgctaatttctctccactgcttctctctctctacctacCCCGAGGCACTTCATGTATAGTTTGGAAATTGGACTTCCTTgagtttaaaggctctggcatggagaagctggtgttggatctataatgatataagatgttgagctattttatgagttgcttagtagctctTGCGTCCATAACCTCAACTGACTGTACAAGACTGTAGACAAGACattactcatgttagttctcactctccagtgttctgttttgttttaaagaatGAAAATCACCCAAATgtggatgggtttcctttttgagcctggttcctctcctggtttcttcctcataatatctaaaggggagattttccttgccagagtcaccatggctgctcatcagagataaatacacatcgttcaccttaactcttaaattctgtaaagctgctttgaaacaacgtccattgtgaaaagcactataaaaataaacttgacttgacttgacaacgTATCTAAAGTGGGACGCAGCCCCTATCcttcttgggaactatgaagtactggctgtagaacccaGAAACTCTGTTAGGGgaagggaccacctcgatggcctccttcTCTAAGAGAATCTTTACTTCTTGTttcatgaccagagcctgctcgagTCACACCAGAGTGGGACACACCCCATTTGACACGGGGGGGGATTTGACCTGGAATGAAACCAGAACTGAATCCAGTAGCCTCTTTCTATAATGCACAGGACTCTTTGAGATATGTCCAGAAGGTGTTTCCAGGCTGCCAGATAATCTCTAAAGGGAACCAACCTCTCGTCCTATAGGCCTCCTGTGAGGCACTGAGCCCCCCAATCCGCTAGGTTCCCGGGCAGAAATGGAGGGAGGTACTAGCTGAAGATCACTGCGGCCTAAAACACCACATGTGGCAAAGGTAACGAGCACCCGTCCTTGCTCGGCACCCCCAGGGAGTCCCCTAAACCGTCAAGGTTTCCTGCCCAATGCCCTCCTATTGGAGATAATGGTCCTTAGATCCATTAGCTCCTAGGGTCCCTGGCAgttgatgcagctcaagttACTGAAAGGGAAGCTAAAATACAACAACTATGTTAAAGTGGCCCAGGGGTGAAACTGGAAATCTGCTAAACTTGTTTTGATGGAAAGTGGATGCAACTGATGGGAATTCAAATTTTTTAAGTTATACTTATCTTTCATGTAATTGCAAAAGGGAagacatttcattttcaaactatttgagaaaaagaaaggagttTATGCCAGATGTAGGGACTTTTAGGTACAGGGTGTGGAGTTTCAGCTAGAACTTTACTTGTCCACGACCAACAAGTTTAATAGGAAAAAATACACAGGGACTAGGAGAAGCAATACAAATAGGCAGCAGTACTGACAACAAGAAAACCAATGCTGTTTTATGTATTATGACTGAACAAGACAATTATATGCACTCAATGGCAACGCCTTCGATATTATTCACCATTCAGATTCATACTATGCTTGTTTCAAGAGTCTGATTAAACCAAATGATGGTAAGCAGCAAACACTTCAGAAATCATAAATTTTTTGCAGTTAAAAATAAACACGACACAATTACATGAAttacatcttaaaaaaaaaaaaaaaacatttatactatcttcaaaaaagaaaaaaataacttcaCTCAATTCAATTTCTACCTTAGGAAAATTATTTGGGAAAGGACCATACTGAAACTCTTCAGTGTTCCCCTCTGAGATAGCTGGATTATACATTATTCCATCAGCACTGCTGACCTATTAGCTTTTATTACACTTCTTCTATCAGCAATGTTCTAGCACACAGGGCTAAAAGAGCTCCAGTAGATCATAAGTGATTCATGTGTCACATCACAGCATCAGAATAGACAAACATTCACTGTGATCTTCACATCTCATTACACCTAATGGACCAATCAGATCAGTCCACAGCTTCAAATAATCCAATCAGGTGTGAGTGAGAGCTGCTTTTCTACTGAACACACGAGTTGATTTCCTCACTATCACTGTGTCTGAACAGGAACGATGATCTCACTCTTTGTGGCGCTTTACTCTCTGCTTTGTCTCTGCACAGCTGGTGAGaacattttcaaatctttcatttcaaatagtaatattacatatttacctCATTTACTGACATCATTAACCATTAAatatcacacactttttacagtaaaaatgtcTGACATGATGGAGCTTCAAGTGAAAACATTAAAGCGTGAAGGAAATGTAACTATAGAGTGTAACATCAGCATGTTCAAAGACAAAAGTAAAGCAGCCTGGTACAGACAGGGTTTTGGAAAAGTGCCGCAGTTTTTCGCAAGATATTACGGGCAAAATACTTACAAGTTTGATGAAAGGCTTAATGCCAGCCGCTTCAATATTACTGTAAGTGACTATCAGTTTGATCTCTATATTAACAACATGAAAGAAGATGATAAAGGAGATTATTTCTGTGGAGAAATTGAAGGAAAcaaattaacatttacattaggAGCACGTCTGCAATTTGAAGGTAAACTGTTGGATTCTGATTACCTGCTAATTCCAAATCAACACCAATATTATGATTACTGATGCAGTAAATGTTGAACAATTCActatattcatatttactatCATCTCTGCTTATTTGGTGCTTTTCCAATGGATTTGTAAAGATGAGGCGATGAAACACCATTTTGCATCTGGACCAGGAAAAACGAACTTGGGTTTTGTTACACCTCAGTGTACAAACAGCTGCAGTGGTAACAGTTTTtgttaataattacaatattgAAATTGATATTTCAGCTCCTGACATGTTTTAATAGAATCTTTTTCCATCCAGATTCCAGTTGTACTGATCAGATGCATGTGCTCTTCTTGCTCTCCATTGTTAGAGTTGGAGTTCTTGCCtttatgttaattatatttcCAATCCTACTGATTGTTTGCAAATTCAGATCAAATTAgaatcttaaaaaaatgtattgaaattaTCTTGAGCTAATTGCTTATATTTGCTGTATGTTGGAATGATTTTATTCTAACTGTAACAGGTATTTACATGCAATTACATTCTTGTAAATGGAACTATACATAAAATGCTTTTCATTCCATTAAAATCTAAAGTGAATGTACACTGCGGTTGtcatgttctttatttctcAAATTTTTCTTTAGAACTTCAAAGGTAACATCATATTTTTCATATCAGATATTGCAAATGTTTGAAAGTCCAGGGAAGCATATTAGTCATattacatacaaacaaacaaacaaacaaacaaaaaattatgtCACTGA contains:
- the LOC124376642 gene encoding uncharacterized protein LOC124376642, encoding MISLFVALYSLLCLCTAVKMSDMMELQVKTLKREGNVTIECNISMFKDKSKAAWYRQGFGKVPQFFARYYGQNTYKFDERLNASRFNITVSDYQFDLYINNMKEDDKGDYFCGEIEGNKLTFTLGARLQFEDEAMKHHFASGPGKTNLGFVTPQCTNSCSDSSCTDQMHVLFLLSIVRVGVLAFMLIIFPILLIVCKFRSN